One genomic region from Salinicola endophyticus encodes:
- a CDS encoding gamma carbonic anhydrase family protein, which translates to MAVRTYQGIGPSLGERVFIDETSVVLGDVALGDDSSVWPMAVIRGDVHRIRIGARTSVQDGCVLHCTHASDYNPGGHPLIIGDEVTVGHQATLHGCRVGDRVLVGMGAIVLDGAVVESEVIIAAGALVPPGKTLASGHVYAGNPAKPLRPLKPEEREFFAYTAGNYVKLKDRHLSGE; encoded by the coding sequence ATGGCAGTGAGAACCTATCAGGGCATCGGCCCGAGTCTGGGCGAGCGGGTCTTCATCGATGAGACCAGTGTGGTGCTCGGCGATGTGGCCTTGGGTGACGACAGTTCGGTGTGGCCGATGGCGGTGATTCGCGGCGATGTCCATCGCATCCGCATCGGCGCGCGCACCAGCGTGCAGGACGGCTGTGTGCTGCACTGCACCCATGCCAGCGACTACAACCCCGGCGGACATCCGCTGATCATCGGCGATGAGGTGACCGTGGGGCATCAGGCAACGCTGCACGGCTGCCGCGTGGGCGATCGGGTGCTGGTCGGCATGGGCGCCATCGTGCTCGACGGCGCCGTGGTCGAGTCCGAGGTGATCATCGCCGCCGGCGCCCTGGTGCCGCCGGGCAAGACGCTGGCGAGCGGGCATGTCTATGCCGGCAACCCGGCCAAGCCCCTGCGCCCGCTCAAGCCCGAGGAGCGTGAGTTCTTCGCCTATACCGCGGGCAACTACGTCAAGCTCAAGGATCGTCACCTCAGCGGCGAGTGA
- a CDS encoding GntR family transcriptional regulator, with protein sequence MPPSPLRQPRLADVITQRLETLILEGSLKAGHRLPSERELAERFGVSRPSLREAIQKLSARGLLTSRQGGGTYVSERLSDSYGDPIIEMLSRHDEFYLDVLEFRDAMEGITAYHAAMRATPADKEMLQQRFQALRDSYADPSQQGDALREARADAAFHLAIAETAHNVLMLHTIRGLFQLLEKSIVANLAHLFERPDARSLLLDQHRALLEAILEGRAEDARHLAHEHLGYVKEGLMEMQRAEFRAQRAERRTQLLKGTPPR encoded by the coding sequence GTGCCGCCATCGCCCCTACGCCAGCCGCGTCTGGCCGACGTCATCACCCAGCGTCTGGAGACGCTGATTCTGGAGGGCAGCCTAAAGGCCGGCCATCGCCTGCCGTCGGAGCGTGAGCTCGCCGAGCGTTTCGGCGTCTCGCGCCCGTCGCTGCGCGAGGCGATCCAGAAGCTCTCGGCCCGCGGCTTGCTCACCAGCCGCCAGGGCGGCGGTACCTATGTCAGCGAGCGGCTCAGCGACAGCTATGGCGACCCGATCATCGAGATGCTGTCGCGCCACGATGAGTTCTATCTCGATGTGCTCGAGTTCCGCGATGCCATGGAGGGGATCACCGCCTACCACGCAGCGATGCGCGCGACCCCGGCGGACAAGGAGATGCTGCAGCAGCGCTTCCAGGCCCTGCGCGACAGCTACGCCGACCCCAGCCAACAGGGCGACGCCCTGCGCGAGGCCAGGGCGGATGCCGCGTTCCATCTGGCGATCGCCGAGACGGCACACAATGTGCTGATGCTGCACACCATTCGTGGGCTGTTCCAGCTACTGGAGAAGAGTATCGTCGCCAACCTGGCGCATCTGTTCGAGCGTCCCGATGCGCGCAGCCTGCTACTGGATCAGCACCGGGCGCTGCTAGAGGCGATTCTGGAAGGTCGCGCCGAAGATGCCCGGCATCTCGCCCACGAGCATCTCGGCTACGTCAAGGAGGGGTTGATGGAGATGCAGCGCGCCGAATTCCGCGCCCAGCGCGCCGAGCGACGCACCCAGCTACTCAAGGGTACGCCGCCACGCTGA
- a CDS encoding TIM44-like domain-containing protein has protein sequence MRNLFVMLLVGMLGMTAAVEHAEAKRFGGAKSFGSYSRSAQQPATAPARGSATTPPRQPSPGLSRFAGPLAGLLAGGLLASLFFGGAFDGIRMLDLLLIAVVLFIAFRFLAARRRHAHANAGDGHAAQREQHAAQPMPFSTGGAVGGAGIASEPEWFDRERFLAGAKEHFMTLQRAWDNNDLERIQEYVTPELYNLLKAERMEQPANNRTEIVRLFVELGSVQELQGEAEATVLFHGVLEENGEETEFNETWHLKRALRDGAPWYVQGIEQNTAN, from the coding sequence ATGCGCAACCTCTTCGTCATGCTGCTGGTCGGCATGCTCGGCATGACAGCCGCCGTGGAGCACGCCGAGGCCAAGCGCTTCGGCGGCGCCAAGAGCTTCGGCTCCTATTCGCGCTCGGCTCAACAGCCGGCCACGGCGCCCGCCCGCGGCAGCGCCACGACCCCGCCACGCCAACCGAGCCCGGGTCTGTCACGCTTCGCAGGTCCGCTGGCCGGCCTGCTCGCCGGCGGCCTGCTCGCCTCGCTGTTCTTCGGCGGCGCCTTCGACGGCATTCGCATGCTCGATCTACTGCTGATCGCCGTGGTGCTGTTCATCGCCTTCCGCTTCCTGGCAGCGCGGCGGCGACACGCTCACGCCAATGCCGGTGACGGTCACGCTGCTCAGCGCGAGCAACATGCCGCCCAGCCGATGCCGTTCTCGACTGGCGGTGCGGTCGGTGGTGCGGGTATCGCCAGCGAGCCGGAATGGTTCGACCGCGAGCGCTTCCTGGCCGGTGCCAAGGAGCACTTCATGACCCTGCAGCGAGCCTGGGACAACAACGACCTGGAACGTATTCAGGAGTATGTGACCCCCGAGCTCTACAATCTGCTCAAGGCAGAACGCATGGAACAGCCGGCCAACAACCGCACCGAGATCGTGCGTCTGTTCGTGGAGCTGGGCAGCGTGCAGGAACTCCAGGGCGAAGCGGAAGCCACAGTGCTGTTCCACGGCGTGCTGGAAGAGAATGGCGAAGAGACCGAGTTCAACGAGACCTGGCACCTCAAGCGCGCACTACGCGACGGCGCCCCCTGGTACGTTCAGGGTATCGAGCAGAACACCGCCAACTAA
- the yaaA gene encoding peroxide stress protein YaaA: MLSIISPAKTLDFETPATTSEVTRPDYLEQSRELIEILRGYSPQQLSELMGISDKLAGLNAARYAEWQTPFTPDNAKPAAQAFQGDVYVGLDAASFSAADNAFAQSHLRILSGLYGLLRPLDLIQPYRLEMGIRLENPAGRDLYAYWRERLTRDLDAAIAESGSNTLVNLASNEYSKAVDLKRLAADVVSPVFKDEKNGQFKIISFYAKKARGLMAAWLIRERVESPAALTDFDVAGYRYAAGESKPGQPVFLRHERDRD, translated from the coding sequence ATGCTCAGCATCATCTCTCCAGCCAAGACGCTGGACTTCGAGACCCCGGCAACCACCAGCGAGGTCACACGCCCCGACTATCTCGAACAGAGCCGCGAGCTCATCGAGATCCTGCGCGGCTACTCTCCCCAGCAGCTCTCCGAGCTGATGGGCATCAGCGACAAGCTGGCCGGGCTCAACGCGGCACGCTACGCCGAGTGGCAGACGCCGTTCACCCCGGACAACGCCAAGCCCGCCGCCCAGGCGTTCCAGGGCGATGTCTACGTGGGTCTGGACGCGGCCAGCTTCAGCGCCGCCGACAACGCCTTCGCCCAGTCGCACCTGCGCATCCTCTCCGGGCTCTACGGGCTGCTGCGACCCCTCGACCTGATCCAGCCCTATCGTCTGGAAATGGGCATCCGACTCGAGAACCCCGCCGGCAGGGATCTCTACGCCTACTGGCGTGAGCGGCTGACCCGCGACCTCGACGCGGCGATCGCCGAGAGTGGCAGCAATACCCTGGTCAATCTCGCCTCCAACGAGTACAGCAAGGCGGTCGACCTCAAGCGCCTGGCCGCCGATGTCGTCTCGCCGGTGTTCAAGGACGAGAAGAACGGTCAGTTCAAGATCATCAGCTTCTACGCCAAGAAGGCACGTGGCCTGATGGCCGCCTGGCTGATCCGCGAACGCGTCGAGTCACCCGCGGCACTGACCGATTTCGACGTCGCCGGCTATCGCTACGCGGCCGGGGAATCCAAGCCGGGCCAGCCGGTCTTCCTGCGCCATGAGCGCGATCGCGATTGA
- a CDS encoding NADP(H)-dependent aldo-keto reductase has translation MQRRPLGKTDMQVSRLCLGTMTFGEQNSEQEAHQQLDRAVDAGINFIDTAEMYPVPPKAETQGRTEAYIGSWLQQRGRRDDLIIASKAAGAGRGMTHLRGGPRHTREQIHQALDASLQRLQTDYLDLYQLHWPDRHVNCFGELGYLPGDDSEATPLEETLGALKEALDAGKIRAVGLSNDTPWGVMHCLHLADTLGLPRVASVQNPYNLLNRSFEVGLSEIAHREAVGLLAYSPLAFGVLSGKYLDGQRPADGRLTLFERFSRYTSDIAQEATRAYVEIARRHALDPAQMALAFVTAQPFVTSNIIGATTLTQLESNLASDQLTLSDEVMEEIEAVHRRISNPCP, from the coding sequence ATGCAACGACGCCCACTCGGCAAGACCGACATGCAGGTCTCGCGCCTGTGCCTCGGCACCATGACCTTCGGTGAGCAGAACAGCGAGCAGGAGGCCCACCAGCAGCTCGACCGTGCCGTCGACGCCGGGATCAACTTCATCGATACCGCAGAGATGTACCCGGTGCCGCCCAAGGCCGAGACCCAGGGGCGCACCGAAGCCTATATCGGCAGCTGGCTCCAGCAGCGCGGTCGTCGCGACGATCTGATCATCGCCAGCAAGGCCGCCGGTGCCGGCCGCGGCATGACCCATCTGCGCGGCGGGCCGCGCCACACCCGCGAGCAGATCCATCAGGCACTCGATGCCAGTCTGCAACGTCTGCAGACCGACTATCTCGACCTCTATCAGCTGCACTGGCCCGATCGCCACGTCAACTGCTTCGGAGAGCTCGGCTACTTGCCGGGTGACGACAGCGAGGCCACCCCGCTCGAGGAGACCCTGGGGGCGCTCAAGGAGGCCCTGGACGCCGGCAAGATTCGCGCCGTGGGGCTCTCAAACGATACACCGTGGGGCGTGATGCATTGCCTCCACCTCGCCGACACCCTGGGGCTGCCACGCGTGGCCAGCGTGCAGAACCCCTACAACCTGCTCAACCGCAGCTTCGAGGTCGGTCTGTCCGAAATCGCGCATCGCGAAGCGGTCGGCCTGCTGGCCTATTCACCGCTGGCCTTCGGCGTGCTCTCGGGCAAGTACCTGGATGGCCAGCGTCCGGCCGATGGCCGCCTGACGCTGTTCGAACGCTTCTCGCGCTATACATCCGACATCGCCCAGGAGGCGACCCGCGCCTATGTCGAGATCGCCCGCCGCCACGCCCTCGATCCGGCGCAGATGGCGCTGGCCTTCGTCACCGCGCAACCTTTCGTCACCAGCAATATCATCGGCGCCACTACGCTGACCCAGCTGGAATCCAACCTCGCCAGTGATCAGTTGACGCTCTCCGACGAGGTCATGGAGGAGATCGAAGCGGTGCACCGTCGCATCTCCAATCCCTGCCCCTGA